A stretch of Usitatibacter palustris DNA encodes these proteins:
- a CDS encoding nitrate reductase: protein MKETRSTCCYCGVGCGVVITSEGERITAVRGDADHPSNRGRLCTKGSTLHLTASPAASAGRATHPEMRRDRALPRGRFTWDETLDHVADRFAACIREHGPDSVAFYISGQLLTEDYYVFNKLAKGLIGTANVDTNSRLCMSSAVTGYQQTLGVDAPPCSYEDLDHAQCLFIAGSNTAHAHPVLFRRIEAARERNPALKVIVVDPRRTETARFADLHLPILPGTDVALFHAMLHLMLWDERIDREYIAAHVEGFDELRVAVREWTPAVAAEVCGVKAEDIATAAKWFATSPATLSLYCQGLNQSSSGTAKNAALVNLHLATGQIGRPGAGPFSLTGQPNAMGGREVGGLATTLAAHRSLTSAIDRAEMARLWGVDRVPDRAGKTAVELFDALHSGEVRMVWIACTNPAQSMPNLPKVHEALARAELVVLQEAYRDTETAPFADVLLPATTWGEKEGTVTNSERRITRVRAAVAAPGEARDDWAIAVDFARRLETRLAPGKPSIFPFESPEAVWNEHREATRGRDLDITGLTYAMLEREPQQWPFPEGASEGRVRLYTDGVFHTPTGKAKFFTGAYRPVAEKADARFPLQLTTGRLRDHWHGMSRTGNVAQLFGHVPEPRLGMSATDMTRRGLADGELVRIQSRRGAIHVLAAIDPELRSGQVYLPMHWGKRFLGGKDSAGTNTITNPAFDRDSRQPELKHASVKVEAVALPWRLAGFAEIDGARLVEVLEGLRELQQDVTFLSVVPMGRDRPGVLVRAAHSGAPADGWATRLDALLGLIGEGVLRYDDARRGGSRRVLVADDRLVAARLSGGEEALASAEWLKDWLASGQPVGPVRRFLLMPSAKAPSGFVSAGRTVCQCFGVTATAIDTALAGCAGSAAERLASLQAQLQCGTNCGSCMPELRERVAASASADSSGRRVA from the coding sequence GTGAAGGAGACGCGCAGCACCTGCTGCTATTGCGGCGTGGGCTGCGGGGTCGTGATCACCTCCGAAGGCGAACGCATCACGGCGGTGCGCGGCGATGCCGACCATCCGTCCAATCGCGGACGCCTGTGCACCAAGGGCTCCACGCTGCACCTCACGGCGAGTCCGGCCGCGTCGGCAGGGCGTGCGACGCACCCGGAGATGCGCCGCGATCGCGCGCTCCCACGCGGCCGCTTCACCTGGGACGAGACGCTCGATCACGTCGCCGACCGCTTCGCCGCCTGCATCCGCGAGCACGGCCCCGATTCCGTCGCGTTCTACATCTCGGGCCAGTTGCTCACCGAGGATTACTACGTCTTCAACAAGCTCGCGAAGGGCCTGATCGGCACCGCGAACGTCGATACGAATTCCCGCCTGTGCATGTCCTCGGCGGTCACCGGCTACCAGCAGACGCTCGGCGTCGATGCGCCGCCGTGCAGCTACGAGGATCTCGACCACGCGCAGTGCCTGTTCATCGCGGGCTCCAACACGGCGCACGCGCATCCGGTCCTCTTTCGCCGCATCGAAGCCGCGCGCGAACGCAATCCCGCGCTCAAGGTGATCGTGGTCGATCCGCGGCGCACCGAGACCGCGCGCTTCGCCGATCTGCATTTGCCGATCCTTCCCGGCACCGACGTGGCGCTCTTCCACGCGATGCTGCATCTCATGCTCTGGGACGAGCGCATCGATCGCGAGTACATCGCCGCGCACGTCGAAGGGTTCGACGAGTTGCGCGTCGCGGTGCGCGAATGGACGCCCGCCGTCGCGGCGGAAGTGTGCGGCGTGAAGGCCGAGGACATCGCCACCGCAGCCAAGTGGTTCGCCACCTCGCCCGCCACGCTTTCGCTCTACTGCCAGGGACTCAACCAATCCTCGTCGGGCACCGCGAAGAACGCTGCGCTCGTGAACCTGCATCTGGCCACGGGACAGATCGGTCGTCCCGGCGCGGGACCGTTCAGCCTCACCGGACAACCCAACGCGATGGGCGGGCGCGAAGTCGGCGGGCTTGCGACCACGCTCGCCGCGCATCGAAGCCTCACGAGTGCGATCGACCGCGCGGAGATGGCCAGGCTCTGGGGCGTGGATCGCGTTCCCGATCGCGCCGGCAAGACCGCGGTCGAGCTCTTCGACGCGCTGCATTCGGGCGAAGTGCGCATGGTGTGGATCGCGTGCACGAATCCCGCGCAATCGATGCCCAATCTTCCGAAGGTCCACGAAGCCCTCGCGCGCGCGGAGCTCGTCGTCCTGCAGGAAGCGTACCGCGACACCGAGACCGCGCCTTTCGCCGACGTGCTGCTGCCGGCCACGACCTGGGGCGAGAAGGAAGGCACCGTCACGAATTCGGAGCGCCGCATCACGCGCGTGCGCGCCGCCGTGGCCGCGCCGGGCGAGGCCCGCGACGACTGGGCGATCGCGGTCGACTTCGCGCGCCGCCTCGAAACGCGCCTCGCTCCGGGCAAGCCTTCGATCTTTCCGTTCGAATCGCCCGAAGCCGTGTGGAACGAGCACCGCGAGGCGACGCGTGGACGCGACCTCGACATCACCGGCCTCACCTACGCGATGCTCGAACGCGAACCGCAGCAATGGCCGTTTCCCGAAGGCGCGAGCGAGGGCCGTGTGCGCCTCTATACCGACGGCGTCTTCCACACGCCCACGGGAAAGGCGAAGTTCTTCACGGGCGCCTATCGCCCCGTCGCCGAGAAGGCCGACGCGCGCTTCCCGCTGCAGCTCACCACCGGGCGCCTGCGCGATCACTGGCACGGCATGAGCCGCACCGGCAACGTCGCGCAGCTCTTCGGCCACGTGCCTGAGCCGCGCCTGGGCATGAGTGCCACCGACATGACGCGCCGCGGCCTCGCCGATGGCGAGCTGGTGCGCATCCAGTCGCGCCGCGGGGCGATCCACGTGCTCGCGGCCATCGATCCCGAACTGCGCTCCGGCCAGGTCTACCTGCCGATGCACTGGGGCAAGCGCTTCCTCGGCGGCAAGGACAGCGCGGGCACGAACACGATCACCAATCCGGCCTTCGATCGCGACTCACGACAGCCCGAGCTCAAGCACGCGAGCGTGAAGGTCGAGGCCGTTGCCCTGCCGTGGCGGCTCGCGGGCTTCGCGGAGATCGATGGCGCGCGGCTCGTCGAAGTTCTCGAGGGCCTGCGTGAACTGCAGCAGGACGTGACGTTCCTCAGCGTCGTGCCGATGGGGCGCGATCGCCCCGGCGTGCTCGTGCGCGCGGCGCATTCGGGCGCACCTGCGGATGGCTGGGCGACGCGGCTCGATGCACTGCTCGGCCTCATCGGCGAGGGCGTCCTGCGCTACGACGACGCGCGGCGCGGCGGATCTCGTCGCGTACTCGTCGCCGATGATCGCCTCGTCGCTGCACGGCTCTCCGGTGGCGAGGAAGCGCTTGCCAGCGCCGAGTGGCTCAAGGATTGGCTCGCCTCGGGCCAGCCGGTAGGCCCCGTGCGCCGCTTCCTCCTCATGCCTTCGGCCAAGGCGCCGAGCGGTTTCGTTTCCGCGGGCCGCACCGTGTGCCAGTGCTTCGGCGTCACCGCGACCGCGATCGATACGGCGCTCGCAGGATGCGCGGGCAGTGCCGCCGAGCGCCTCGCCTCGCTGCAGGCGCAACTGCAATGCGGCACGAACTGTGGCTCGTGCATGCCGGAGCTGCGCGAGCGCGTCGCTGCGAGCGCATCAGCCGACAGCAGCGGACGGAGGGTCGCGTGA
- the cobA gene encoding uroporphyrinogen-III C-methyltransferase translates to MKKPGKVLLVGAGPGDPDLLTVKAVKALQAADVILADDLASDAVLALASPGARVIHVGKRGGCKSTPQEFIERLMVSEARAGNLVVRLKGGDPFIFGRGGEELEALRAAGIECDVVNGITSGLAAATSVGVPLTHRDFCAGAILVTGHEREGAKTDWRALAATGLPLVIYMGIANCAAIQRELLAGGLAGSTPAVAVQGASRGDEHSLLTTLDQLPQELADSGITSPAILVIGGAASLAQVRPRAESAGSIPEAHVPRARRLPR, encoded by the coding sequence GTGAAGAAACCGGGCAAGGTCCTTCTCGTCGGCGCAGGTCCGGGCGATCCGGATCTCCTCACGGTGAAGGCGGTGAAGGCGCTGCAGGCGGCCGACGTCATCCTCGCGGACGATCTCGCCAGCGACGCGGTGCTCGCGCTCGCCTCGCCAGGGGCTCGCGTCATTCACGTGGGCAAGCGCGGCGGCTGCAAGTCCACACCGCAGGAATTCATCGAGCGACTCATGGTTTCGGAAGCGCGCGCCGGCAACCTCGTCGTGCGCCTGAAGGGCGGAGACCCGTTCATCTTCGGGAGGGGAGGCGAGGAGTTGGAGGCGCTACGGGCGGCGGGGATCGAGTGCGATGTCGTGAACGGCATCACCTCGGGCCTCGCCGCTGCCACCTCCGTCGGCGTTCCGCTCACGCACCGCGATTTCTGCGCCGGCGCGATCCTCGTCACCGGCCACGAGCGCGAAGGCGCGAAGACCGATTGGCGCGCGCTCGCCGCAACGGGCCTGCCGCTGGTGATCTACATGGGAATCGCCAATTGCGCGGCGATCCAGCGCGAGCTCCTCGCCGGGGGCCTCGCGGGCTCCACGCCCGCCGTCGCGGTGCAGGGCGCCTCGCGCGGCGATGAGCACTCGCTGCTCACCACGCTCGACCAGTTGCCGCAGGAACTTGCGGACTCCGGGATCACGAGCCCCGCGATCCTGGTGATCGGCGGCGCGGCTTCACTCGCGCAGGTCAGGCCGCGGGCGGAAAGCGCCGGATCAATTCCAGAAGCGCACGTACCGCGAGCCCGGCGTCTTCCACGCTGA
- a CDS encoding cupin domain-containing protein: protein MPDESNEPTSQPVRKHDGTFHWEGVDVLKYKQEGSAPFKDVTRQVLFDGGGMPVQLRYFEVAAGGWTTLERHEHIHNVMVIRGRGRCLIGDRMHDLVVNDLVSVPPMTWHQFRAAGGEPLGFLCLVSTDRDRPQLPSEQELKALGKALGS, encoded by the coding sequence ATGCCCGACGAGTCCAACGAACCGACATCCCAGCCCGTGCGCAAGCACGACGGCACCTTCCACTGGGAAGGCGTGGACGTCCTCAAGTACAAGCAGGAGGGCAGCGCGCCCTTCAAGGACGTGACGCGCCAGGTGCTTTTCGACGGCGGCGGCATGCCGGTGCAATTGCGCTACTTCGAAGTGGCGGCCGGCGGCTGGACCACGCTCGAGCGGCATGAGCACATCCACAACGTGATGGTCATTCGCGGCCGCGGGCGCTGCCTCATCGGCGATCGCATGCACGACCTCGTCGTGAATGACCTCGTCAGCGTTCCTCCCATGACGTGGCACCAGTTCCGCGCCGCCGGGGGCGAACCCCTCGGATTCCTGTGCCTCGTCTCGACGGATCGCGACCGCCCGCAACTGCCCTCCGAGCAGGAGCTGAAAGCCCTCGGAAAGGCGCTCGGAAGCTGA
- a CDS encoding alpha/beta hydrolase, whose protein sequence is MQPPSFPAWDPATVEREYNNRLAVPEHPKFFERWERDSEFARKSLSSRLDLAYGPDPRHRIDLFPAKNPRGTLIFIHGGYWRALDKRMFAWLAPSWVAAGVNVANVNYRLCPQVGLDDITEDVLSATNLLMAQEFTQGPVVVSGHSAGGYQVAALFATPRDRLAFDPARIVGGVSISGLFELEPLLHYSANEDLRLDLDSARRLSLLEARRTITAPLVVAAGGAETSEFQRQSLDFADAWSPQTRTSLILPGLNHFSILDAFIERGQPLHRESLALLEK, encoded by the coding sequence ATGCAACCGCCTTCCTTTCCCGCCTGGGACCCGGCGACCGTCGAGCGCGAATACAACAATCGCCTCGCAGTACCCGAGCACCCGAAGTTCTTCGAGCGCTGGGAGCGCGACTCCGAGTTCGCACGCAAGTCGCTCTCCTCGCGCCTCGATCTCGCCTATGGACCCGACCCCCGGCATCGCATCGATCTCTTCCCCGCGAAGAATCCGCGCGGCACGCTGATCTTCATCCACGGCGGCTACTGGCGCGCGCTCGACAAGCGGATGTTCGCGTGGCTCGCGCCTTCATGGGTCGCGGCGGGCGTGAACGTCGCGAACGTGAACTACCGCCTTTGCCCGCAGGTCGGGCTCGACGACATCACCGAGGACGTCCTCTCGGCGACGAATCTCCTGATGGCGCAGGAGTTCACGCAAGGTCCCGTGGTGGTCTCGGGCCATTCGGCGGGCGGCTACCAGGTCGCGGCACTCTTCGCCACGCCGCGCGATCGCCTCGCGTTCGATCCGGCGCGCATCGTCGGCGGCGTTTCCATCAGCGGCCTGTTCGAGCTCGAGCCACTCCTTCACTACAGCGCGAACGAGGATCTTCGCCTCGACCTCGACAGTGCGCGGCGCCTGAGCCTGCTCGAGGCACGCCGCACGATCACCGCGCCGCTCGTCGTCGCCGCGGGTGGCGCCGAAACCTCCGAGTTCCAGCGCCAGTCGCTCGACTTCGCCGATGCGTGGTCGCCACAGACCCGCACGAGCCTGATCCTGCCCGGCCTCAACCACTTTTCCATCCTCGACGCATTCATCGAGCGGGGGCAGCCGCTCCATCGGGAGTCGCTCGCCCTGCTTGAAAAGTAG
- a CDS encoding allantoate amidohydrolase has product MTRPGNLTIERALALARHSDSPDHYTRLLYSPAHRAASAQIQAWMREAGMTVRVDSVGNVIGRYEAATKGAKTLLFGSHFDSVRNGGKFDGNLGILAPIECVAEMNARGERAAVAVEIAAFSDEEGARFATGFLSSKSLVGQFDRAWLDRCDAAGVSLRDAMRDAGLDPEAAGKDALDPAQLAGYVELHIEQGPVLLDAGLPLGVVTTISAGNRHTLTVKGVAGHAGTVPMKMRHDALTAAAEMVLVIEKRAGAGALVATVGILRVHEGSSNVIPGHVDFTLDIRAGDDATRRAAEDDIFTACEVIAKQRGVVLTRVRQSESKVVRCSEAMQLRIAEAITAAGVEARRLPSGAGHDAMMLAEICETGMMFVRCGAGGVSHNPAETVSVEDAGLAVRALLELIRRFPPAA; this is encoded by the coding sequence ATGACCCGCCCCGGAAACCTGACGATCGAACGTGCGCTGGCGCTGGCGAGGCACAGCGATTCTCCCGATCACTACACGCGCCTCCTCTATTCGCCCGCGCATCGCGCCGCGTCCGCGCAGATCCAGGCGTGGATGCGCGAAGCGGGCATGACGGTGCGCGTCGATTCCGTGGGCAACGTGATCGGCCGCTACGAAGCGGCGACGAAGGGTGCGAAGACGCTGCTCTTCGGCTCGCACTTCGATTCGGTGCGCAACGGCGGCAAGTTCGACGGCAACCTCGGCATCCTCGCGCCGATCGAGTGCGTGGCGGAAATGAACGCGCGCGGCGAACGCGCGGCCGTCGCGGTCGAGATCGCGGCGTTCTCCGACGAGGAAGGCGCGCGCTTTGCGACCGGGTTCCTGTCGAGCAAGTCGCTCGTCGGCCAGTTCGATCGCGCGTGGCTCGACCGATGCGATGCCGCCGGCGTCTCCCTGCGCGACGCGATGCGCGACGCGGGGCTCGATCCGGAGGCGGCCGGAAAGGACGCACTGGATCCCGCGCAGCTCGCGGGCTACGTGGAGCTGCATATCGAACAGGGGCCGGTTCTCCTCGATGCGGGCCTGCCCCTCGGGGTCGTGACCACGATCTCCGCGGGCAATCGCCACACGCTCACGGTGAAGGGCGTCGCCGGACACGCGGGCACGGTGCCGATGAAGATGCGCCACGATGCGCTCACGGCCGCCGCGGAGATGGTGCTGGTGATCGAGAAGCGCGCAGGCGCGGGTGCGCTGGTCGCGACGGTGGGCATCCTTCGCGTCCACGAGGGCTCGAGCAACGTGATTCCGGGCCACGTCGACTTCACCCTCGACATTCGTGCGGGCGACGATGCCACGCGCCGCGCCGCGGAAGACGACATCTTCACGGCGTGCGAGGTGATCGCCAAGCAACGGGGCGTCGTGCTCACGCGCGTGCGCCAAAGCGAGTCGAAGGTCGTGCGCTGCTCGGAGGCCATGCAGCTGCGGATCGCCGAAGCGATCACCGCGGCCGGCGTCGAGGCGCGGCGGCTACCCAGCGGCGCGGGTCACGACGCGATGATGCTCGCCGAGATCTGTGAGACCGGAATGATGTTCGTGCGCTGCGGCGCGGGTGGGGTGAGCCACAACCCGGCGGAGACGGTCAGCGTGGAAGACGCCGGGCTCGCGGTACGTGCGCTTCTGGAATTGATCCGGCGCTTTCCGCCCGCGGCCTGA
- a CDS encoding RuBisCO large subunit C-terminal-like domain-containing protein yields MNALPSTPLADDRWLTATYRVAAPASGIEARARAIAVEQSVEMPVEAIAEPRILEEIVGRVDSIEADGPDHHRVRVKLAVETTGFEVSQLLNMAFGNTSLQPDVELLKLDFPDAMLAAFGGPRFGIDGIRKLVGAERRALTCAALKPQGLSPMALAELAGTFTRAGIDVVKDDHGIANQSYSPFAERVKAVQHAVAAANRESDHRTAYAPTISGPPSALIEQARIAHEEGVGMVLVAPMLIGLATFHELVREHIRVPVLAHPALAGAQRIAAPLLLGKLFRILGADATIFPNHGGRFAYSPQTCRGIANCARTPMAELKGTLPVPGGGMSLARVPEMLEFYGRDIMLLIGGSLLAEGDRLPDASREFAGAVRAN; encoded by the coding sequence ATGAACGCCCTGCCCTCCACACCCTTGGCCGACGACCGCTGGCTCACCGCCACCTATCGCGTCGCCGCGCCCGCTTCCGGAATCGAAGCGCGCGCACGCGCGATCGCCGTCGAGCAAAGTGTCGAGATGCCCGTGGAAGCGATCGCCGAACCGCGCATCCTCGAGGAGATCGTCGGCCGCGTGGATTCGATCGAAGCCGACGGGCCCGACCACCATCGCGTCCGCGTGAAGCTCGCCGTGGAGACGACCGGTTTCGAGGTTTCGCAGCTCCTCAACATGGCCTTCGGCAACACGTCGCTGCAACCGGACGTGGAGTTGCTCAAGCTCGACTTCCCCGACGCGATGCTCGCAGCCTTCGGCGGCCCGCGCTTCGGCATCGACGGCATCCGCAAGCTCGTGGGCGCCGAGCGCCGCGCCCTCACCTGCGCCGCGTTGAAGCCGCAGGGACTCTCGCCGATGGCGCTCGCGGAACTTGCCGGTACCTTCACGCGCGCGGGCATCGACGTCGTGAAGGATGACCACGGGATCGCCAACCAGTCCTATTCGCCCTTCGCCGAGCGCGTGAAGGCAGTGCAGCACGCGGTGGCCGCGGCCAATCGCGAGTCGGACCATCGCACGGCGTACGCGCCCACGATCTCCGGTCCGCCGAGCGCGTTGATCGAACAAGCCCGCATCGCGCACGAGGAAGGGGTGGGCATGGTGCTCGTCGCCCCGATGCTGATCGGCCTCGCCACTTTCCACGAGCTCGTTCGCGAGCACATTCGCGTTCCCGTGCTCGCGCACCCCGCGCTCGCGGGCGCGCAGCGCATCGCCGCACCGCTGCTGCTTGGGAAGCTCTTTCGCATCCTCGGCGCCGACGCGACAATCTTCCCGAACCACGGTGGCCGCTTCGCGTACTCGCCGCAGACCTGCCGCGGCATCGCCAATTGCGCGCGCACGCCGATGGCCGAGCTCAAGGGCACGCTGCCCGTACCCGGTGGCGGCATGTCGCTCGCTCGCGTGCCCGAGATGCTCGAGTTCTACGGGCGCGACATCATGTTGCTGATCGGCGGGAGCCTCCTTGCCGAGGGCGATCGATTGCCCGATGCCAGCCGCGAGTTCGCAGGCGCCGTCCGCGCGAATTGA